The following are encoded in a window of Coregonus clupeaformis isolate EN_2021a chromosome 22, ASM2061545v1, whole genome shotgun sequence genomic DNA:
- the LOC121560674 gene encoding zinc finger protein 2-like, with the protein MSEAIVTFQSKLSGVMETVFKAAMYEITRLVEDSFLKEVSRSREQIEAGRGSRGASSGISQTGAETGRGLKQEKVPGEEWTSCGCVAGETAFHDVKEAEATSPRRTSESTEVAGQKLDSLLKEEPLHNTELQEKWEFCLDGADGSDVSGPSKSFSEQELQQCQDDWASGLDQGPEPPGPEGDPGDPTDPLYRPRYSMEELGGGFEKSGYGGDGDGGHRLDLEGLDSLPGSSSRLGALSYGAAGHYQVDLVGSEGGDHHSHMPGPHRSRRERLGLPTRSPHLEVGDLNCLLINEEGYLQDSSVLYPEHGVPEAGNRADHRGITSIHSGSSAHNDDFGHSLNLRDRSQEQLTGRVGGGGRRHACNQCTMTFPDSGSLKAHKQTHKTERGSSTGSGSGPPYSCTQCGKTFTQACNLKVHQRVHQAKGLHLCSHCGKGFTSFSDLKRHKCSQTTDKPYCCSICGNKFSRLWNLKVHQRIHTQEKPHRCTMCDKRFTRADILKVHLRTHTGERPYCCAVCGLSFKRLAHLKSHQRKHRPELLD; encoded by the exons ATGTCTGAAGCCATCGTAACCTTCCAGTCTAAGCTCTCTGGAGTCATGGAGACGGTATTCAAGGCTGCCATGTACGAGATCACCAGGCTGGTGGAGGATAGCTTCCTGAAGGAGGTGTCCCGGAGCCGGGAGCAGATCGA AGCTGGACGAGGAAGCCGAGGGGCAAGCTCTGGAATCTCACAGacgg GTGCGGAGACGGGGCGTGGCCTGAAGCAGGAGAAAGTACCAGGGGAGGAGTGGACCAGCTGTGGGTGCGTGGCCGGGGAAACAGCCTTCCATGATGTGAAGGAGGCAGAGGCCACCAGTCCTAGGAGAACATCTGAG TCCACAGAGGTCGCAGGTCAGAAGCTGGACAGCCTGCTGAAAGAGgagcctctccacaacactgagctacaggagaaATGGGAGTTCTGCCTGGATG GGGCCGATGGTTCAGACGTCTCGGGGCCCAGTAAGAGTTTCAGTGAGCAGGAGCTGCAGCAGTGCCAGGATGACTGGGCATCCGGTCTAGACCAGGGGCCTGAACCACCGGGTCCCGAGGGAGACCCAGGGGACCCCACTGACCCTCTCTACCGCCCTCGTTACAGCATGGAGGAACTGGGGGGCGGCTTTGAGAAGTCTGGTTACGGCGGTGATGGTGATGGAGGCCATCGTCTAGACTTGGAAGGGCTGGATAGTCTTCCTGGTTCCTCGTCTCGTCTGGGGGCGCTGAGCTACGGAGCTGCGGGTCACTACCAGGTGGACCTGGTGGGGTCTGAGGGGGGAGACCATCACTCCCACATGCCTGGCCCCCATCGGAGCCGGAGGGAGCGGTTAGGGTTGCCAACGCGGTCCCCCCATCTGGAGGTGGGAGACCTGAACTGCCTGTTGATCAACGAGGAGGGGTACCTGCAGGACTCCAGTGTCTTGTACCCCGAACATGGTGTCCCAGAGGCGGGTAACAGAGCTGACCACAGGGGGATAACCTCCATCCACTCTGGAAGCTCAGCCCACAACGACGACTTTGGACACTCTCTAAACCTCAGAGATCGTTCACAAGAGCAGTTAACAGGAAgagtgggaggaggggggagacgtCACGCCTGCAATCAGTGCACCATGACCTTCCCAGACTCTGGCTCCCTCAAGGcccacaagcaaacacacaaaacAGAGAGAGGGTCAAGTacagggtctgggtctgggcctCCATACTCCTGCACCCAGTGTGGTAAAACCTTCACCCAGGCCTGCAACCTCAAGGTCCACCAGCGGGTCCACCAGGCCAAGGGACTCCACCTCTGCAGCCACTGTGGCAAGGGCTTCACCTCCTTCTCCGACCTGAAGAGGCACAAGTGCAGCCAGACGACAGACAAGCCCTACTGCTGCTCCATCTGTGGGAACAAGTTCAGTCGGCTCTGGAACCTGAAGGTGCATCAGCGTATTCACACGCAGGAGAAACCCCACCGCTGCACTATGTGTGACAAGAGATTCACGCGGGCAGACATTTTGAAAGTGCACCTGCGCACCCACACTGGGGAGAGaccgtactgctgtgctgtttgtggACTCAGCTTCAAAAGACTGGCCCATCTGAAGTCACACCAGCGCAAACACAGGCCGGAACTCCTGGACTGA